From the genome of Spirochaetae bacterium HGW-Spirochaetae-1, one region includes:
- a CDS encoding riboflavin biosynthesis protein RibF, with the protein MTLFSNIPDKSSFKNPVVTIGNFDGVHAGHRKILEALRVKAEYMNGDPLVVTFEAHPKKILNPDNAPKIITTTDEKVRILTAMGFTNIILLNFTKAMANMNASDFYNHLLVGKLGVREIVIGYDHAFGKNREGNMDFLLELARETGIGVTRVDEEIIDGKPVSSTWLRHAIMAGNFVEANRLLTRNYSLSGMVVQGAGRGRILGFPTANIRPDDPDKIIPADGVYAVTVCFENGGTRHGMLNIGNNPTFENMDRSIEVNIFDFSDDIYGKPVTIEFHRKLRDEVRFGSAEELIEQIKRDRDDARAVLKNI; encoded by the coding sequence ATGACACTATTCAGCAATATCCCCGATAAAAGTTCCTTCAAAAATCCCGTAGTGACAATCGGAAATTTTGACGGAGTGCACGCGGGACACCGGAAAATACTGGAAGCGCTCAGAGTAAAGGCTGAGTACATGAATGGTGATCCTCTCGTGGTGACCTTTGAGGCTCACCCCAAAAAAATTCTGAATCCCGACAATGCACCGAAGATCATCACCACGACAGATGAAAAAGTACGCATTCTCACGGCCATGGGGTTTACCAATATCATCCTTCTCAATTTTACAAAGGCCATGGCAAACATGAATGCCTCGGATTTCTATAATCACCTGCTTGTGGGTAAGCTGGGTGTCAGAGAAATCGTCATAGGATATGATCACGCCTTTGGAAAGAATCGCGAAGGAAACATGGATTTTCTGCTGGAGCTGGCCCGTGAAACGGGCATTGGTGTGACCAGGGTCGATGAAGAAATAATTGACGGTAAACCCGTATCATCAACCTGGCTGAGACATGCGATCATGGCCGGCAACTTTGTCGAAGCGAACCGTCTCCTGACCCGAAATTACAGTCTCAGCGGAATGGTGGTGCAGGGCGCCGGCCGCGGAAGGATTCTCGGTTTTCCCACGGCAAATATCCGTCCCGATGATCCCGATAAAATTATTCCTGCTGACGGAGTTTATGCCGTTACTGTTTGCTTTGAAAACGGCGGAACCCGGCATGGGATGCTGAACATAGGCAATAATCCGACCTTTGAAAATATGGACCGGAGCATCGAGGTGAATATTTTCGACTTCAGCGATGATATTTATGGAAAACCGGTAACGATCGAATTTCATCGGAAACTTCGTGACGAGGTGAGATTCGGGAGCGCTGAAGAATTGATAGAGCAGATTAAAAGAGACCGCGACGATGCACGAGCGGTTCTGAAAAACATATGA
- a CDS encoding chorismate synthase: MNKILCSGECMKIVITGPKGSGKTTIGKRLAELLNIPFFETDGILEQIWAEEKGETLTFREIYQCVGENEFRHLEKRAVEKVAGLDWCIISTGGGSLYDAGSRALLSNNSIMVLLKAGDDLLWERITRDGIPVFLSGDGGFEILKERNIRLYETVEHISDIVIDIEKDTEKEIHCNLAELIFSTMVMGMSSPNTFGEIVRVTTFGESHGAAVGAVLDGVAPGIDLSEDDIQAELNRRRPGQSRVSTPRDEKDRVHILSGIFEGKTTGTPICMLVYNEDQDSSKYDALRHVFRPGHADFSFWKKYGLRDHRGGGRSSGRETIGRVAAGAVARKMLGNEGIEICAYAEMIAGITGERVDYSFIEKNSVRAADPDKAAEMEEAIMAARKNRDSVGGIVRCIIKNCPAGLGDPVFGKLDARLSMAFFSIGAVKGVEIGAGFSAASMKGSENNDPMREGNFESNNAGGILGGISTGQDIVVRIAVKPTPSIAREQHTCDTADQDTVIAIEGRHDPCIVPRIIPVIESMAALVMLDSLRMQRCLRGVHD, encoded by the coding sequence ATGAACAAAATCCTGTGTAGCGGGGAATGTATGAAAATTGTCATTACCGGACCAAAGGGATCGGGCAAGACAACAATAGGGAAAAGACTGGCGGAACTGCTGAATATCCCCTTTTTTGAGACAGATGGCATACTGGAGCAAATCTGGGCAGAGGAAAAAGGAGAAACGCTGACTTTTCGTGAAATATACCAGTGTGTCGGCGAAAATGAATTCCGGCATCTGGAAAAACGTGCCGTTGAGAAGGTTGCCGGTTTGGACTGGTGTATAATCTCCACGGGAGGCGGTTCGCTCTACGATGCGGGGTCACGGGCACTTTTAAGTAACAATTCCATCATGGTTCTTTTAAAAGCAGGAGATGATCTCCTCTGGGAACGCATAACACGCGATGGCATTCCTGTTTTTCTTTCGGGAGACGGGGGTTTTGAAATACTAAAGGAAAGAAATATCAGACTGTATGAGACAGTCGAACATATTAGCGATATTGTCATTGATATTGAAAAGGATACGGAAAAAGAGATTCACTGTAACCTGGCAGAGCTGATATTTTCTACCATGGTAATGGGTATGTCCTCACCCAACACCTTTGGTGAAATAGTTCGGGTAACCACGTTCGGAGAGAGCCATGGCGCTGCTGTTGGGGCGGTTCTGGATGGGGTAGCACCCGGGATTGATCTGAGCGAGGATGATATTCAGGCCGAGCTGAACCGGCGCCGGCCGGGTCAGAGCCGTGTTTCCACACCACGTGACGAGAAGGACCGCGTTCATATACTCTCGGGTATATTTGAAGGAAAGACCACGGGGACCCCCATTTGCATGCTTGTCTATAATGAGGACCAGGATTCATCGAAATATGATGCATTGCGCCATGTCTTCAGACCGGGACATGCCGATTTTTCATTCTGGAAAAAATACGGTCTTCGTGATCACCGTGGCGGCGGTCGTTCATCGGGTCGTGAGACAATAGGGCGGGTCGCGGCTGGAGCCGTGGCAAGAAAGATGCTTGGCAATGAAGGGATTGAGATTTGCGCATATGCTGAAATGATTGCCGGTATCACGGGAGAGCGTGTTGATTATTCGTTTATCGAGAAAAATTCCGTTCGGGCAGCTGACCCGGATAAAGCGGCTGAGATGGAAGAGGCCATAATGGCGGCACGGAAAAACAGGGATTCCGTGGGCGGTATTGTCCGCTGTATTATAAAGAACTGCCCTGCCGGACTGGGAGACCCGGTCTTCGGCAAGCTCGATGCCCGGCTGTCCATGGCCTTTTTTTCCATTGGCGCGGTCAAGGGTGTGGAAATCGGGGCCGGATTTTCCGCCGCGTCCATGAAGGGAAGCGAGAATAATGATCCAATGAGGGAAGGGAATTTCGAAAGCAATAATGCCGGCGGTATCCTGGGCGGTATATCAACGGGGCAGGACATTGTTGTCCGTATTGCGGTTAAGCCGACCCCTTCTATCGCAAGGGAACAGCACACCTGTGACACAGCGGATCAGGATACCGTTATTGCCATTGAGGGACGGCACGATCCTTGCATAGTGCCCAGGATTATTCCCGTGATTGAGTCCATGGCTGCACTTGTAATGCTTGATTCCCTGCGTATGCAAAGATGTCTGCGCGGTGTGCATGACTGA
- a CDS encoding radical SAM protein has protein sequence MNPGYILLFESGELSRRADALYEILKKCTLCPHQCRVDRTKGQGGKCRSGILPIVSSYSPHFCEESCLVGRGGSGTIFFANCNLACIYCQNYEISHLSAGKEVTCEELADIMLLLQTQGCHNINCVSPSHMVYPIVRALESAIPRGLKLPLVYNSGGYDAVETIELLSDIFDIYMPDMKYMDSHVSGELSGAPDYPAIAMAALREMYRQAGDLRFDNTGIAVRGLLVRHLVLPNNMAGTDRVLAFLAALSPDTYVNIMDQYHPEFNAKQCFDLRRRITLDEFDEAVGWAQKHGLTRIDKVWQPRRK, from the coding sequence TTGAATCCAGGCTATATCTTACTCTTTGAATCAGGAGAACTGTCACGGCGTGCCGATGCACTGTATGAAATCCTGAAAAAATGCACGCTCTGTCCACATCAGTGTCGGGTTGACAGGACTAAAGGTCAGGGGGGTAAATGTCGCAGTGGCATACTTCCCATTGTCTCATCATATAGTCCTCATTTTTGCGAAGAATCATGCCTTGTTGGCCGTGGGGGGTCTGGCACCATATTCTTTGCCAACTGCAACCTGGCCTGCATTTACTGCCAGAATTATGAAATCTCCCATCTCAGTGCCGGCAAAGAGGTTACCTGTGAAGAACTGGCAGATATAATGCTTCTTCTTCAGACTCAGGGATGCCATAATATAAATTGTGTATCCCCCTCACATATGGTCTATCCTATTGTCCGTGCCTTGGAAAGTGCCATCCCCAGGGGACTGAAACTGCCCCTGGTTTACAACAGCGGGGGATACGATGCCGTTGAAACTATCGAGCTCCTTTCGGATATTTTCGATATATACATGCCTGACATGAAATATATGGATTCCCATGTCTCCGGGGAACTAAGCGGCGCCCCGGACTATCCAGCTATTGCCATGGCCGCATTGCGGGAAATGTATCGCCAGGCAGGCGACCTTCGTTTTGACAACACCGGCATAGCTGTCAGGGGGCTTCTTGTACGCCACCTGGTACTTCCCAATAACATGGCAGGCACCGACCGGGTTCTGGCCTTTCTGGCTGCTCTGTCCCCGGACACCTACGTAAATATAATGGATCAGTATCATCCCGAATTTAATGCGAAACAATGCTTTGATCTGCGGCGAAGAATTACGCTTGATGAGTTCGATGAAGCTGTGGGGTGGGCACAGAAGCATGGTCTGACCCGCATTGACAAAGTATGGCAACCTCGAAGGAAATAA